In the Sulfobacillus thermosulfidooxidans DSM 9293 genome, AGGATCAGCTCAGAAAACTTGGATCATGCGGTCAACCAGCCCTCAATGTGGAAACAATTCTACTTGATGAGCATAATCATCCGGTACCGTGTAACGAGATTGGTGAAATATGCCACCGGAGTCCGCATATCATGCCGGGTTATTACCGCGATCCCGAAAAGACTCAAGAAGTCTTTCAAGGAGGATGGTTTCACAGTGGTGACTTAGGAATCATGGATGAAGAAGGCTATTTAACTGTGGTCGACCGTAAGAAAGATATGATTAAAACCGGTGGCGAAAATGTCGCCAGTCGCGAAGTCGAAGAAGTCATTTACCAATTGCCGGGGATTTTCGAAGTGGCTGTGATTGGTGTTCCCGATCCTTATTGGATCGAAAAGGTCGTGGCCGTGGTTGTCTTAAAAGACGGCACAACCATGAGTCCCTCCGATATCATTGCCTGGTGTCGGAAACATCTCGCCCCCTACAAAGTTCCTAAAGAGGTCATGATAGCCTCTTCCTTACCGAAAAATCCGACGGGAAAAATCTTAAAACGGGAACTGCGTCGGACTATAAGTGAAGATCCGGGTCAGATTTCAAAAGCTTAAAGCGTGCCTGTCGCACCACATAAACCTACACATCGTGGTTTGACGATCAAGACCCTCAGCATCCACAAATGCTGGGGGTCTTGATCGATAAAGGCTTCATGCCGGCACAGACTTTTCACGATCTCCAAAAACGCTCAGGTAAAAACCCAGAGGGAGGCAACGTACCATTTTGTGCCCAGTTTAGGACCAAATCCCCTGTAATGGCCGATAATAGCACGCCATTGCGGTAATGTCCCGCTGCCACGTAAAGCCCTTGGCGTCCAGGCCATGGCCCCAAGATAGGAAGACCATCCGGCGCCATGGGCCTTAGTCCAGCCCAAATGGCTTGCCAATGCATCTGGGGAACTCGAGGACCAAAATAATGAAACGACTGAGCCAATTGAGCGACCCCATCCGCCGTGACTCGGTCATCAAATCCCGCATCATCTTCCGTCGCACCCAAAATCAATCGGCCATCGGGTTTGGGCACCACGTACCTGTGATGCGCGAAGACAATATGGCGTATGGGAACTTCATCACTGGTTAACGCAAGAATTTGGCCACGGATGGGCTTAACGGGTAAGGCGCGCACCTCGTCCAATGTCGCCAAAATCGACTGAGCCCATGAACCTGCAGCGACAATGACGGCTTTTTGAGCCCGGTACTGTCCCTTAGTGGTTTCGATTCCCAGAACATCCCCACTCTTTGATGTCAAAAAACGTTGGACCATAACACCAAAACGACTTACCATGCCAGCATGATTTCCGGCCCGTACCAGAGCCTGTACCAATTTAGGACCATGTACCTGCATCTCATGAGGTGCATATAAAGCCCCCACAGCATGTTGCATATCCGGTTCCAGATCTTTCAATTGTGCGGATGTGACCCATTCGACCGCCACTTTCGTCTTTTGCCAGCGATATAACTCATGAAGGCGATTGGCTTCCACGTCATCTAACGCGGCTTGAATCACACCCGTTTGATGCAGATCGACATGCATCTGACTGGCTTCTTCAATTTCTTCGATTAAGGCAGGATACCGAAGGAAACTCGCCTGTAGCAAATCGAAAAAAGGCACGGATGATCCCGCTTCGGCCGTTGGCGATAATATGCCCGCTGCAGCCCGCGATGCTTGGCCACCGGGCGGTCCCTGATCGACCAGCATGACCGAGTAGCCATGCGTCACTAAGCGGTACGCAATCATAGCGCCGATAATGCCGGCTCCGACGACAATGAAGTCTTGGCTGTTTTGCATCTCCTCCATTGGTCATTCCCCTTCCCCACCACACACGGCACACTCCTTGCGGGCCGAAAATCGGACAACGCGTGATTGAGCCCGGTACGCATCATAGGTCCAAATTCGGCCTTGTAAGATATCTCCGGTATGTAACAAGATTTTTAATACTTCTTGCGCTTGAACGGTGCCAGCCATGCCCACCACGGGTCCCAAAACTCCCGTGACCGCACAATCTTGATCAGCATAGGAACTATCCCCAAAAAGGCACTGCAAACAGGGTTTACCGCCATTGACGACATACACTTGGGCTTCATAGCCAATGGCCCCGGCGAACACGACGGGTACATGAGAACGCACACTAAAACGGTTCAACACCGTTCTCGTAATCCAGTTGTCGAGACCGTCAACAATGACGTCATGCCCTTGTAACAGCTGCTCCGCATTGTCGTCATTCAGGGCAACCGGTTCGATGTGAAACGACGCGTTCGGTGCGACCTCTTGCAAGTGTTCGCGAGCAGCCTGGACTTTGAGCCGGCCAATATCGGTTGGCCGAAACAAGATTTGCCGTCCTAGATTGTGGGCACTCACCCGGTCAGGATCATAAAGCGTTAGGTGGCCTACGCCTTGCGCCGCCAGGTATAAAGCTGAGGCGTTACCCAATCCTCCCATGCCAACAATAGCCACACGGCTTTCCTTGAGCCGTTTAGCCCAAGAAGGCTTGGCATCTGGCAACGATACGAGTCGCCTGACACGGTCTTTATCCGTTATCACCATGATGTTATTGACCTGCAG is a window encoding:
- the thiO gene encoding glycine oxidase ThiO, with translation MEEMQNSQDFIVVGAGIIGAMIAYRLVTHGYSVMLVDQGPPGGQASRAAAGILSPTAEAGSSVPFFDLLQASFLRYPALIEEIEEASQMHVDLHQTGVIQAALDDVEANRLHELYRWQKTKVAVEWVTSAQLKDLEPDMQHAVGALYAPHEMQVHGPKLVQALVRAGNHAGMVSRFGVMVQRFLTSKSGDVLGIETTKGQYRAQKAVIVAAGSWAQSILATLDEVRALPVKPIRGQILALTSDEVPIRHIVFAHHRYVVPKPDGRLILGATEDDAGFDDRVTADGVAQLAQSFHYFGPRVPQMHWQAIWAGLRPMAPDGLPILGPWPGRQGLYVAAGHYRNGVLLSAITGDLVLNWAQNGTLPPSGFLPERFWRS
- a CDS encoding HesA/MoeB/ThiF family protein gives rise to the protein MVITDKDRVRRLVSLPDAKPSWAKRLKESRVAIVGMGGLGNASALYLAAQGVGHLTLYDPDRVSAHNLGRQILFRPTDIGRLKVQAAREHLQEVAPNASFHIEPVALNDDNAEQLLQGHDVIVDGLDNWITRTVLNRFSVRSHVPVVFAGAIGYEAQVYVVNGGKPCLQCLFGDSSYADQDCAVTGVLGPVVGMAGTVQAQEVLKILLHTGDILQGRIWTYDAYRAQSRVVRFSARKECAVCGGEGE